A window of Mytilus edulis chromosome 10, xbMytEdul2.2, whole genome shotgun sequence contains these coding sequences:
- the LOC139492066 gene encoding F-box/LRR-repeat protein 2-like, with translation MADIGVLPDEILMYIFQFMLQSDIVSVMRNVCRRWKMLSFSPTLWRRLCMVDLGGDNQKIMWSDENIQTVKLFVKNLYISLFSNQGGECLNKLIKHDFSELKELTLRDSHFGNSKFIEILEFLASRNTNLSCLSVKFGACEHLEKYFNIISNIQLRTLEINHGGSALGLRQKCKQCSEEKWEHCLVKLCCAKGKDLRNLSLGVNRVNDETVSSILKHCSNLTTLELDKTNTTYSCFMDIQQNINLRNISLFNININDDTLIGIAQFAPFLISFSVEGNLDSISTRGIQKISESCRFLEQLSFRNDHDHAPKLTDSNLFTIASNCKSLKYIQFQSLKHITDAGLQAVFENCSNLQTIIVNDCFNITDKSLINIGTNCKRLKRLEFSGHLTGYNKMTSAGFQHILCNLKYLDDLTFASLKNLKHVRLYPATMSACDEPANISNKNARSLADTKDHGNHKISDLEFNISQHQESNHTRRLHDHCHLKSLSLARCDSLDDESILQILNYCPDLHRLDLLNCVGLTLNIKDSIFELCEFIPEIKIDGTICQRK, from the coding sequence ATGGCAGACATAGGCGTTTTACCAGATGAAATCTTGATGTACATCTTTCAATTCATGCTCCAGTCAGATATTGTTTCTGTTATGAGAAATGTTTGCCGTCGTTGGAAAATGCTCTCCTTTTCACCGACATTATGGAGGCGACTGTGTATGGTTGATCTAGGAGGAGATAATCAGAAAATAATGTGGTCAGACGAAAACATACAAACAGTCAAGTTATTTGTGAAAAATCTTTATATAAGTCTATTTTCCAATCAAGGTGGCGAGTGtttaaataaattgataaaacatgATTTCAGTGAGCTGAAGGAATTAACTTTAAGAGATTCACATTTCGGAAATAGtaaatttatagaaattttagaatttcttgCAAGTCGAAATACAAATCTATCTTGCCTGTCTGTAAAATTTGGTGCATGTGAGCATTTAGAAAAATACTTTAATATCATATCAAATATCCAACTACGTACACTAGAAATTAATCATGGTGGTTCTGCTTTAGGATTGAGGCAAAAGTGCAAACAATGTTCAGAAGAAAAATGGGAACATTGCTTGGTCAAGTTGTGTTGTGCGAAAGGCAAAGATTTGCGTAATTTGTCTTTAGGTGTGAACCGTGTGAATGACGAAACTGTGTCTTCTATATTAAAACATTGTAGCAACTTAACAACATTAGAACTCGATAAAACTAATActacctatagttgttttatGGATATCCAACAGAATATCAATTTGAGGAATATAAGCCTGtttaatataaatatcaatgACGATACTTTAATTGGTATAGCTCAGTTTGCACCATTTCTCATCTCCTTCTCGGTAGAAGGTAATCTAGACTCTATTTCAACAAGAGGAATACAGAAAATATCAGAAAGCTGTAGATTCCTTGAACAGTTGTCTTTTAGAAACGATCATGACCATGCACCCAAACTTACAGATTCGAATCTATTTACCATAGCTTCAAATTGTAAATCTCTTAAATACATACAATTTCAGTCTTTAAAACATATAACAGATGCTGGTCTTCAAGCTGTTTTTGAAAATTGTAGCAACTTACAAACTATCATAGTAAATGATTGTTTTAACATTACAGACAAATCACTTATAAATATTGGAACAAACTGCAAACGACTGAAACGTCTCGAATTCAGTGGACATTTAACCGGATATAACAAAATGACAAGCGCTGGATTCCAGCATATACTTTGTAATTTGAAATATCTTGATGACTTAACGTTTGCgtctttgaaaaatttaaaacatgttcGATTATATCCTGCTACAATGTCTGCTTGCGATGAACCAGCAAATATATCAAACAAGAATGCAAGATCATTGGCAGATACTAAAGACCATGGAAATCATAAGATATCTGACTTGGAGTTTAATATCTCTCAACACCAGGAGTCTAATCACACTCGTAGATTACATGACCATTGCCACCTTAAAAGTTTAAGCCTGGCAAGGTGTGATTCTTTGGATGATGAGTCCATTTTACAAATATTGAACTACTGTCCGGATCTTCATCGCCTAGATTTATTGAACTGTGTTGGGTTAACTCTTAACATAAAGGATAGCATTTTTGAGCTTTGCGAATTCATTccagagataaaaatagatggtaCAATTTGTCAaagaaaatga